CGCCCCGACGAGCACGCCGGCGGCGCCGAGCCCCAGCAGCCCGCGGCGGTGCGCCCGCGGGTCGGCGGCCCACCCGCCGCGAGCGAGCCGGACCCCCGCCACCACGGCCACGAGCAGGCCGCCCTGCACCGGCAGCAGCAGCACCAGGGCGAACAACCAGCTGCCGACCCGGTCGACGACCGACAGCAGGTAGTCCCCGGGCGGGTCCGGGAAGCCGATGCTGCCGCCGAAGCCGTCGAGCGCCCCGTGCAGCACGAGCGGCGGCAGGGCGACGAGCACGACGAGGACGTGCACCGCCGTGCGCGCCCGCGCCAGGGGGACGGCCACGAGCAGCAGGACCCCGAGCGTGCCGAGCACGTCGGCGTCCAGGACGAGGGCGGCGTGCAGCGCGCCGAGGCCGAGCAGAGTCCCCGAACGGCCCAGCCCGTCGGCCCACTCCGCGGCGTCCGGCGACCGGCCCCGCGCCCCTGTCGTCGGGCGGAGCATCCGGGCGGCGACGCCGTGCCCGAGCAGCAGGGCGAACACCATGAGGACCCGGTTGTCGACGAGCAGCCCGGTGACCACGTCGACCGCCCGGTCGGCGCCGGAGCCGTCGACCGGCCGGTAGCCCGTGGTCAGGGTCCGCCCGCCCAGCCACGCCAGCGCCGTGGCGACGGCGCTGCCGAGCAGCGCGAGACCCCGGACGGCGTCCACCGCCGCCAGCCGCTCCCGGCCGTACCGCCCGGGGCGCGCCGTCGGGGGAACGGCCACCGCGGGCGGGGTGCCGGGGGCACCCGCCGTCGCCGGTGCGTCCGCCGTCACGGGTGCATGGTGGCACCCGCCGCTAGTGTCAGCAGCCGTGCAGACCCCCGAGCAGACCGCCCCCTCCTGGCAGGAGACGGCGGCCGCGGCCGCCGACGTCGTGCGCGCCCGCCTCGCCGGCGCCGTCCCCGGTCTGGACGCCGGGACCCCGGCCGTCGACACCGCCGTCGTCCTCGGCTCCGGCTGGGGCCAGGCCGGCGACCTGCTCGGCGAGGTGCTGCTCGACCTGCCGGCCGACGAGGTGCCCGGGTTCCGCGCCTCGGCCGTCGCGGGCCACCACGGCCGGCTGCGGGTCGTGGCCACCCCGGCCGGTCGCCGGGTGCTGCTCGTCGCCGCCCGCACCCACCTGTACGAGGGCCACGGCGTCGACGCCGTCGCGCACGGCGTCCGCACCGCCGCCGCGCTCGGCGCGCGCCACGTCGTCCTCACCAACGGCTGCGGCTCGCTCGTGGCGGACTGGGGCCCGGGCACCGCCGTCCTCCTGCGCGACCACCTCAACCTCACCGGCGCGACGCCGCTGCGGGGCCCGACGTTCGTCGACCTCACCGAGGCCTACTCCCCCCGGCTGCGCGCCCTGGCGCACGAGGTCGACCCCGGCCTGCCCGAGGGCGTGTACGCCCAGCTGCACGGGCCCGCCTACGAGACGCCCGCCGAGGTGCGCATGGTCGGCGTGCTCGGTGGCCAGCTCGTCGGCATGTCGACCGCCCTGGAGACCGTCGCCGCCCGCGCCGCCGGCCTGGAGGTGCTCGGCCTGTCGCTGGTGACCAACCTCGCGGCCGGGACCACCGGCCAGACGCTCGACCACCAGGAGGTCCTGCAGGCCGGGCGCGACGCCGCCGAGCGCTGCGGCCGCCTGCTCGCCGACGTCGTCGACCGGGTCTCGCGCT
The sequence above is a segment of the Aquipuribacter hungaricus genome. Coding sequences within it:
- a CDS encoding purine-nucleoside phosphorylase; protein product: MQTPEQTAPSWQETAAAAADVVRARLAGAVPGLDAGTPAVDTAVVLGSGWGQAGDLLGEVLLDLPADEVPGFRASAVAGHHGRLRVVATPAGRRVLLVAARTHLYEGHGVDAVAHGVRTAAALGARHVVLTNGCGSLVADWGPGTAVLLRDHLNLTGATPLRGPTFVDLTEAYSPRLRALAHEVDPGLPEGVYAQLHGPAYETPAEVRMVGVLGGQLVGMSTALETVAARAAGLEVLGLSLVTNLAAGTTGQTLDHQEVLQAGRDAAERCGRLLADVVDRVSRS